From the genome of Pseudarthrobacter sp. NIBRBAC000502772:
CAGCCGCGTCGCCGGAGTGTCTCGATCTACTGCGTCGTTGGTACTGCGCGGCAGCTCACGCATTCCGGAGGCCACTTCCGACCGTGTCCGGCTGGCCATGGCTGAACTCGGTTACGTGTACAACCGGCACGCAGCGAATATGCGCCGCAGTGAATCCATGACCCTTGGCCTCCTCGTCACCGACATCCGCAACCCGTATTTTGCGGGGCTGACCATGGCCATCGAGGAAGCCGCCCACGACGCGGGATACACCCTGTTCGTGGGCTACAGCCGGGACGATGTGGAACGGCAGTCCCTGCATCTGGAGACCATGGTCCAGCAGCAGGTGGACGGCATCTTCCTGCTTCCCGCAACAGGATCGGAGCTGAACCCTATCTGTGGAATCGTGGACCGTTCCTCCGTGCCGGTCCTGCAGCTGGCCCGCTATTTTTCCGAAGAGCTCGACTATGTGGGACCCGACAATATTGCTGCCGGGACACAGCTCGCCCAGCATGTCGCTTCGCTGGGCGCTGCCTCTGCTGTTCTGATCGGCGGACCTGATCATTCCTCGGCCAGGACCGAGCGAATCAAGGGCCTGGAGGCTGGCTTCGCCGGGAGCGGTGTGACTTTTGATCCCCTGCTGTCCGCGGCAACGACCAACAACGCCGCGGGCGGGGCTGAAGGAATTGCCCGGGTGCTGGATCAGGGTGTGTGGCCGGACGCCATCATCGCCTACAGCGACGCCGTCGCCCTCGGCATTTACGCCGAACTGCGACGCAGGAACCTCGAACCGGGCCGGGACGTCTCGGTCGCGAGCTTCGATGACATTGCAATGGCGGAACTGCTGCTACCGCCGCTGACTTCGGTGTCAACGTACCCGGAACTCATCGGGCGGACAGCCGCGGAGCTGCTGCTGAACCGCATCCGCGACCCGTCGCTGGAACCCCAGCGTTCCCTCATCGACCCGGCGCTGAAAGTCCGCGCCTCCACCGCCCAGTGGCGACCCAGAACATAGGAGTGACCAAATGCCAGCACTGAAGTGGGGCCTCATCGGCGCCAGTGACATCGCTGCCACCCGAGTGATCGGTGCCATCCGCAGCACTGGAGGCGAGACTGTCGGGGTCTTCAGCGGATCAGCCGAACGCGCCCGGGAATTTGCCGCCGGCAACGGGCTGCCCGGCGCCACCACGGATCTTGACGAGATCCTTGCCTGGCACATCGACGCGGTCTACATCTCCTCGACCAACGACAAGCACTTCGATCAGGCCTGCAGTGCCCTGCGGGCAGGCAAGCACGTTCTGTGCGAGAAGCCGCTGGCCCTCACCACAGACCAGGCCCAGGCCATGGTGAACCTTGCTGAAGAGTTGGGTCTGGTCCTTGCTGCCAACCACCACCTTCCCGGCAGTCCCCTCCACGCCAAGGTCCGGGAACTCGTCGACGCCGGGGCCATCGGAACCGTGCTTTCAGCCAAAATTGCACACGCCGTACTCCTGCCGGAGCGCCTGCGCGGCTGGCGGATCGGTGGTGGAACACCCGGTTCCGGGGTGATCCTGGACATCACCTGCCACGACGCCTCCGTGCTGAACCCGCTGCTGGGTACACCCGTGGCTGTCAGTGCAGTCGCGGTGAACCAGGCCGACTGGAACACAGGCGGCCAGGACGATGCCGCCATGACGGTCATCCGCTACGAACGGAGCGGCCGGCCTCCGGTTCTGGCACAGACCCACGATTCGTTCACCGTCGGATTCGCCGGGACATCGCTTGAAGTCCACGGCACGGCCGGGACCATCGAAGTGCTCGATGCCATGACCCAGGACACCGGGGGCCAGATCCTGCTGACCACCGGAGCCGGCCGGCAGAGTGTCGACGTCGACTGCTCCCAGGATCTCTACGTCATCGCTGTTCAGGCGTTCACCGCCGCCGTGAACGGGACCGGTGTTCCCACCGCAACCGGCAGGGACGGCCTGATGGCCCTCAAAGTCGCCCTCGCGGCGCGGGAATCCGCTCTCTCCGGACGCACCGTCCACCTCAACTAACAGCCAGAAAGAAACATCATGCAGAAGGTACAGATCCTCACAGCCCGCGAGGCAGCCGAGCTCATCAACGACGACGACGTCATCACCGTCAGCTCCTCCAGCGCCATGGGGTGCCCGGACAGTGTCCTCGCCGGAATCGGTCAGCGATTCGCGGAAACCTCGCACCCGCAGAACCTGACCTCGGTCCACCCGATCGCCGCCGGCGACATGTACGGGGTCAAAGGCATCGACCACATTGCCCGGCCCGGGCTGCTGCGCAAAGTCATCGCCGGCTCATACCCCTCAGGTCCCTCCAGCGCCGAGCCGCCCCTGATCTGGCAGATGATCGAACGCGAGGAAGTGGAAGCCTACAACTTCCCGTCCGGCGTCATCTACCAGATGCACCGCACCGCTGCCGCGAAACAGCCCGGCGTCTTTACCCAGGTCGGCCTGGACACCTTCATCGACCCCCGGCTCCAGGGCGGCCGTATGAACAACACCACCCCCGTCGCGCACGTCGAGACCGCCACACTGTCCGGGAAAGAATGGCTGTTCTTCCCCTCCGTCATCCCCAACGTCGCCATCGTCCGCGCCACCACCGCCGATGAATACGGCAACCTGACGTTCGAGGACGAGGGATCCCCGCTCGGAGCCCTCGACCTGGCCTACGCCGCGCACAACAACGGCGGAGTGGTCATCGCCCAGGTCAAGCGCCTGGCTGAGGCCGGCAGCCTCCACCCCCAGCACGTGAAGGTGCCCGGCATCCTCGTCGATGCCATCGTGATCGCCGCGGACCAGCTGCAGACCACCCTCACGCCAAACGACCCCGCCATCTCAGGGCAACTCCGCCGCCCACTGAGCTCGCTCCCCCACGTCGATTTCTCACTGGAGAAGATCACCGCACGGAGGGCCGCCCAGGAACTTAAAGCCGGCGAAATCGTCAACCTAGGATTCGGCGTCTCCGCCCTTGTCCCCCACGTCCTGGTCGAAGAAAACCAGGGCCGGGAAGTCAGCTGGGTCATCGAACAAGGAGCTGTCGGCGGCATCCCGCTGCTGGACTTCGCCTTCGGCTGCGCACAGAACCCCGACGCGATCGTGGCCAGCATTGACCAGTTCACCCTGCTGCAGGGCGGGGGCTTCAACCGCTCCCTGCTTTCGTTCCTGGAAATCGACCGGCACGGAAACGTCAACGTCCACCACCTGCCCAAGAAGCGCCACGTCACTGCGGGCGTCGGCGGGTTCGCCGACATCACCTCCTCGGCGCCGGAGATCATCTTCATGGGCGCTTTCACCGCCGGCCGCCGCGATATCTCCGCCGGCGAAGACGGCCTGGACATCCGCTCTGACGGGCCCTTCACCAAGCTCGTCAACGACGTTTCAGCCGTCACATTCTCCGGGCCCCGGGCGTTGGCCCGCGGCCAGAAAGTCAAGTACATCACCGAACGCGCCGTCCTGGAATTGACCCCTGAAGGTCTGGTCGTCACCGAAATAGCACCGGGCGTCGACCTTCAAAAGGACGTACTGGACCGCTGTGAATTCCCGCTGATCGTTGCAGCGGACCTGCGCACCATGGACCCCACCCTGTTCGCCGACGCCCCGATCGGCCTCCACCTTCCGACGCTGCCGCTGCACGAGCGGATCGAACAGCGATCCTCCGCCCTGGCCGCGCACTGACGCTCGGCCGAAACGCCCCGAAAGGAACTCCCTGCCATGAGAAACCTCCGCATCCTGACGCCCTACGAAACCGAACTCGCCGACGCCCTGTTCGAGGCGATGTTTCCCTCCGACGGTGAAAGCCCCGACGTCCGCGACGCGGGGGTCACCGAATACCTGGATCTGACATTGGAAGGGTACGGCCGCAAAGACCTGCCCCGGTACCAGTGGCTGTTCGGTGCACTGGATCGCTATGCCGAGGACAAGCACGGCAGGAACTTCGCCGCCCTCACCCTGGATGAACGCACCGACATGCTGGTGCTGCTCGAACACGGTGAACTGACCAGCCAGGTCCCGGCGGAGGACCAACGGAACCTGTTCGGACTGGTCATCTCCCACCTGCAGGAGGGTCTCTTCGCGGACCCGGCCCACGGCGGCAACAAAGACGGCGTCGGCTGGAAGTTCCTCAAACACCCCGGTGTTTGGCTCGAAAACTCGGCTGAGGAAAACCTCAGCACCGAACACGTGACCAAGGGCAGGGTCATCAAGACCCTCGCCGACGCGATGCAGGAAATCCCACGCGACACCGAGGGCCACCGGCTCAAGCAGCTCGGCTACGAGAACGCCGTCAACCCCCAGATGACCGATGAAGTGGACGTCCTGCTCGTCGGCGTCGGCGCCATGGGTGGACTCAGCGCCCAGGTCTTCGCCGAGGCAGGTCTAAGCGTCGTTGGCCTCGAAGCCGGGCCGTTCCGGCCGCTGGATGAATTCCTTCCGGATGAACTCGAACACGCCTACTACACCCGTGGCGGGCTTGGCCCGAAATTCCAGCAGGAGACCCCGCGCTGGCGCGAAACCGCGGACGAGGAAGAAAGCCGCGAGGCCACGTTCTCCCTGGGCCGCATGGTCAACGGCGTCGGCGGTTCCGCCGGACACTACGGTTCCTGGCTGCGGCGCTTCCACCCCTGGCAGTTCGCCCCCAAGAGCCATTACGACGGCCTCTACGGACCCAACGCACTGCCGGAGGACTGCACCCTGGCCGACTGGCCCGTGACCTACGATGAGCTCGAGCCGTTTTACACGAAGCTCGAACACCTGATCGGCATCGCCGGCGACGAATCAAACCCCTTCATCAAGCGCAGCAAGCCGCTCCCGCTGCCGGCAACGCGTCCGTTCATCCTGGGCAAAAAGTTCACCGAGACCACCAAGGCCGCCGGTCTGCACCCGCACCCTGTCCCCGTCGGGTTCACCACCGAGTCCTACGGCGGACGGGCCGCCACCGGATACAGCGCCTGGAACAACGGACTCGGTTCCTTCCGCGGCGACCGCTGGCACCCGGGCCTTGGCCCCGTGCCTGCCGCCATCGAAACCGGGAACTTTGAACTGCGCACGCACTCACGCGTCACCCGGATCATCATGGATGACTCCGGCGCCGCACGCGGCGTTGAGTGGGTGGACCCGCTCGGCCGGGTACGGCGCCAATACGCCCGCTCAGTCATCCTGTCCGCCTACACGTACGAGAACCTGCGCCTGATGTACCTGTCCGCCGACGCCAAGCACGATGGCGGCCTCGGTAACAACACTGGCCAGCTGGGCCTGCACTACATGACCAAGATGTTCGGCCATGTGGACGCCATGTTCCCGGGCACCGAATTCAACCGGCACACCGGTCCCGCTGCGCAG
Proteins encoded in this window:
- a CDS encoding LacI family DNA-binding transcriptional regulator — encoded protein: MKKITLNDVSRVAGVSRSTASLVLRGSSRIPEATSDRVRLAMAELGYVYNRHAANMRRSESMTLGLLVTDIRNPYFAGLTMAIEEAAHDAGYTLFVGYSRDDVERQSLHLETMVQQQVDGIFLLPATGSELNPICGIVDRSSVPVLQLARYFSEELDYVGPDNIAAGTQLAQHVASLGAASAVLIGGPDHSSARTERIKGLEAGFAGSGVTFDPLLSAATTNNAAGGAEGIARVLDQGVWPDAIIAYSDAVALGIYAELRRRNLEPGRDVSVASFDDIAMAELLLPPLTSVSTYPELIGRTAAELLLNRIRDPSLEPQRSLIDPALKVRASTAQWRPRT
- a CDS encoding Gfo/Idh/MocA family protein; this translates as MPALKWGLIGASDIAATRVIGAIRSTGGETVGVFSGSAERAREFAAGNGLPGATTDLDEILAWHIDAVYISSTNDKHFDQACSALRAGKHVLCEKPLALTTDQAQAMVNLAEELGLVLAANHHLPGSPLHAKVRELVDAGAIGTVLSAKIAHAVLLPERLRGWRIGGGTPGSGVILDITCHDASVLNPLLGTPVAVSAVAVNQADWNTGGQDDAAMTVIRYERSGRPPVLAQTHDSFTVGFAGTSLEVHGTAGTIEVLDAMTQDTGGQILLTTGAGRQSVDVDCSQDLYVIAVQAFTAAVNGTGVPTATGRDGLMALKVALAARESALSGRTVHLN
- a CDS encoding acyl CoA:acetate/3-ketoacid CoA transferase, whose translation is MQKVQILTAREAAELINDDDVITVSSSSAMGCPDSVLAGIGQRFAETSHPQNLTSVHPIAAGDMYGVKGIDHIARPGLLRKVIAGSYPSGPSSAEPPLIWQMIEREEVEAYNFPSGVIYQMHRTAAAKQPGVFTQVGLDTFIDPRLQGGRMNNTTPVAHVETATLSGKEWLFFPSVIPNVAIVRATTADEYGNLTFEDEGSPLGALDLAYAAHNNGGVVIAQVKRLAEAGSLHPQHVKVPGILVDAIVIAADQLQTTLTPNDPAISGQLRRPLSSLPHVDFSLEKITARRAAQELKAGEIVNLGFGVSALVPHVLVEENQGREVSWVIEQGAVGGIPLLDFAFGCAQNPDAIVASIDQFTLLQGGGFNRSLLSFLEIDRHGNVNVHHLPKKRHVTAGVGGFADITSSAPEIIFMGAFTAGRRDISAGEDGLDIRSDGPFTKLVNDVSAVTFSGPRALARGQKVKYITERAVLELTPEGLVVTEIAPGVDLQKDVLDRCEFPLIVAADLRTMDPTLFADAPIGLHLPTLPLHERIEQRSSALAAH